One genomic window of Thermus caldifontis includes the following:
- a CDS encoding CHAD domain-containing protein, with protein sequence MKDARTWTEHLRAHIPQALLGEDPEGVHQVRVAARRLRAYLDLLGFRVLQDDLKRLLRGTGRVRDLEVALAREALPQGFRAFLERKLQEARGRLPELLASPWTEALLRALLALPPLEKKAAYKGLSRMRKRLARRLKALRDTPSPEALHAYRRALRRLRYAKEFLGLSTREERRLQEELGALQDLGVLLGLLGEYLLEEPEGEAAALAQVLREEMERKAAALHQLLAPGEG encoded by the coding sequence GTGAAGGACGCCCGAACCTGGACGGAACACCTTAGGGCCCACATCCCCCAAGCCCTCCTTGGGGAGGACCCCGAGGGGGTGCACCAGGTGCGGGTAGCCGCCCGGAGGCTCAGGGCGTACTTGGACCTGCTGGGCTTCAGGGTGCTCCAGGACGACCTCAAGCGCCTCCTGAGGGGCACGGGGCGGGTGCGGGACCTGGAGGTGGCCCTGGCGAGGGAGGCTTTGCCCCAGGGCTTCCGGGCTTTCCTGGAAAGAAAACTGCAGGAGGCCCGTGGCCGCCTTCCGGAGCTCCTCGCCTCCCCTTGGACCGAGGCCCTGCTTAGGGCCCTGCTTGCCCTACCCCCTTTGGAAAAGAAGGCGGCCTATAAGGGGCTTTCCCGCATGCGGAAGCGCCTTGCTAGGCGCCTTAAGGCCCTGAGGGACACCCCCTCCCCCGAGGCCCTTCACGCCTACCGACGGGCCCTACGACGCCTGCGCTACGCCAAGGAGTTCCTGGGGCTATCCACCCGGGAGGAGCGAAGGCTCCAGGAGGAGCTGGGGGCTCTCCAGGACCTGGGGGTGCTCCTGGGGCTACTGGGGGAGTACCTCCTGGAGGAACCCGAAGGGGAGGCGGCCGCCCTGGCCCAGGTCCTGAGGGAGGAGATGGAGAGGAAGGCGGCTGCCCTGCACCAGCTCCTGGCCCCAGGGGAGGGCTAG
- a CDS encoding SixA phosphatase family protein, with protein sequence MELLLVRHALALPPEGEGEEADDRRPLAPKGVRRFRKVVRGLLGLGVELDLILTSPKRRAVETAELLTDLLEGEVRVTPHLAAPPSEALLAEVPREGRVALVGHEPYLSALLAWLLLGDFAGASAREALGARFALKKGGVAWLEGQAVPGGMALKALLPPKVFRL encoded by the coding sequence ATGGAACTCCTCTTGGTGCGGCATGCCCTGGCCTTGCCCCCCGAGGGGGAGGGGGAGGAGGCGGACGACCGCCGCCCCTTGGCCCCCAAGGGGGTGCGGCGGTTCCGTAAGGTGGTGCGGGGCCTTTTGGGGCTTGGGGTGGAGCTGGATCTGATCCTCACCAGCCCCAAGAGGCGGGCGGTGGAGACCGCCGAACTTCTTACTGACCTCCTGGAAGGGGAGGTTCGCGTAACCCCCCACCTGGCGGCACCGCCCTCGGAGGCCCTTCTGGCCGAGGTCCCCCGCGAGGGCCGGGTGGCCTTGGTGGGGCACGAGCCCTACCTCTCCGCCCTCCTGGCCTGGCTCCTCCTGGGCGACTTTGCTGGTGCTTCGGCCCGGGAGGCCCTGGGGGCCCGCTTTGCCCTGAAGAAGGGAGGGGTGGCCTGGCTGGAGGGCCAAGCGGTGCCTGGAGGGATGGCCCTCAAGGCCCTTCTGCCGCCCAAGGTCTTCCGCCTGTGA